From a region of the Odoribacter splanchnicus DSM 20712 genome:
- a CDS encoding DUF3575 domain-containing protein produces the protein MKRLILGIFLVVWWCGNLVCAQDIAVKTNLLYWATSTPNIGFEFGLGKRTTLDLVGGYNPWTLNKDDNKKIKHWMVMPEFRYWLCERFNGHFFGIHTGFAEYNISGVRIPFQNKSTQEHRYEGWATGIGISYGYTWILGKRWNLEANIGAGYIYTKYDKYECKTCGRFKGNQKKHYFGPTKAGISLIYIIK, from the coding sequence ATGAAAAGATTAATCCTCGGAATTTTTCTTGTCGTGTGGTGGTGTGGAAACCTTGTCTGCGCGCAGGATATTGCGGTTAAAACCAATCTTCTTTATTGGGCCACTTCAACACCCAACATCGGGTTTGAATTCGGGCTGGGCAAGCGTACAACCCTCGATCTGGTGGGGGGGTATAATCCGTGGACCCTTAATAAAGACGATAATAAGAAGATCAAGCATTGGATGGTGATGCCGGAATTCCGGTACTGGTTGTGCGAACGTTTCAACGGACATTTTTTCGGTATTCATACCGGGTTTGCAGAATACAATATCAGCGGTGTGCGGATTCCCTTCCAAAATAAGTCTACCCAAGAGCATCGTTATGAGGGGTGGGCCACCGGGATCGGTATTTCTTATGGTTATACGTGGATTTTAGGTAAACGCTGGAATCTGGAAGCGAATATCGGTGCCGGATACATTTACACGAAGTACGACAAGTACGAGTGCAAGACCTGCGGTCGTTTCAAGGGTAACCAGAAGAAGCATTATTTCGGCCCGACGAAAGCGGGAATATCTCTTATCTACATTATTAAGTAA
- a CDS encoding FimB/Mfa2 family fimbrial subunit produces MKLTSIVFCLALLGGALTSCIDEDIDDCFSINRLTLSYKGDGTTEIFPDKICRVEMYVFDAENKCVNSHTLSDDELASRTALLPPLKAGDYRIVCVGNTHHTRVEGLTTCDFNKIVFADGDYFAGKQVSGNDSLYHASTSYTVLPFTGREEDDQTKTIEFASSHYDLFVEVVGIPAVGKRAGSLPVLEICGVSPCTDFENRACGEATDYLLETTYESGKKLLTARANIMRHMNHRDVNVCLRQASGEELLAEINLADFLAANPMIDCSKQEVLIPIRIEFKAGAIKVTVPEWYVEQVKPEF; encoded by the coding sequence ATGAAATTGACGAGTATTGTTTTCTGTCTGGCGTTGTTAGGAGGTGCGTTAACTTCTTGTATCGATGAAGACATAGATGACTGTTTTAGCATCAACAGATTGACACTCAGCTATAAGGGAGATGGTACGACGGAGATATTCCCCGACAAGATCTGCCGGGTGGAAATGTATGTTTTCGATGCAGAGAATAAATGCGTCAATTCGCATACTTTATCCGACGATGAGTTAGCAAGCCGTACGGCTTTGCTTCCCCCGCTCAAAGCCGGGGATTACAGGATCGTCTGCGTGGGAAACACCCATCACACGAGAGTGGAGGGCCTCACCACTTGTGACTTTAACAAAATAGTATTTGCTGACGGGGATTATTTTGCCGGTAAACAGGTTTCCGGCAACGACTCTCTTTATCACGCTTCAACGTCCTATACCGTGCTGCCTTTTACCGGCAGGGAAGAGGATGATCAGACCAAAACGATAGAATTTGCCAGCTCCCACTACGATTTGTTCGTAGAAGTGGTTGGGATTCCCGCTGTGGGAAAACGTGCAGGTTCATTGCCTGTACTTGAGATATGTGGTGTCTCGCCTTGTACCGATTTCGAGAACCGGGCATGCGGAGAGGCTACGGATTATTTGCTTGAAACTACATATGAGTCCGGCAAAAAATTGCTGACGGCTCGTGCCAACATAATGCGGCACATGAATCACAGGGACGTGAACGTCTGTCTGCGTCAGGCTTCCGGGGAAGAGCTGCTGGCGGAGATCAACCTGGCTGATTTTTTGGCTGCTAACCCTATGATCGATTGTTCTAAACAAGAGGTGCTGATTCCGATCCGGATCGAATTCAAGGCGGGCGCGATAAAGGTCACCGTTCCCGAATGGTATGTTGAGCAAGTGAAACCTGAATTTTAA
- a CDS encoding DUF5106 domain-containing protein: MKILNLTLWACIFCIGLMSFAQAQRTTEEFRLPEVPVLLTDPAERAAYLAVHYWDYFNFADTTLISRPEITEQAFVDFISILPYTAKVQVAVDTLFRRAMVKKEMLYHFISLADKYLYEPNSPMYNEELHILVLRSLLGNPGLDDWDKERPRYLLEMALKNRPGDVAADFTYRTRDGAMNRLSGIKADYVVLYFNDPDCTDCQRVKEALLSLPVMNEFMKAGRLCLLSVCVEGKTPAWEKAIFPARWIDGYDEGKRLTREQVYDLKAMPTLYLLDSGKRVILKDASAEKIEAWLSEQ; this comes from the coding sequence ATGAAAATTCTGAATCTAACCCTTTGGGCGTGTATCTTCTGTATCGGGCTTATGTCCTTCGCTCAGGCGCAACGAACGACGGAGGAGTTTCGGTTACCCGAGGTACCTGTTCTTCTGACGGATCCCGCAGAACGGGCTGCTTATCTGGCCGTGCATTACTGGGATTATTTCAATTTTGCTGACACCACCTTAATTTCCCGGCCTGAAATCACGGAACAGGCATTTGTCGATTTTATCAGTATTCTTCCCTACACGGCAAAAGTACAGGTTGCCGTCGACACGCTTTTCCGGCGTGCTATGGTGAAAAAAGAGATGTTGTACCATTTCATATCCTTGGCGGACAAGTATCTTTACGAACCCAACTCGCCTATGTACAACGAGGAGCTGCATATCCTGGTACTGCGTTCACTGCTCGGGAATCCCGGCTTGGATGATTGGGATAAAGAACGTCCCCGTTACCTCTTGGAAATGGCCCTGAAAAATCGTCCGGGTGATGTGGCTGCCGATTTTACCTACCGGACCCGCGACGGTGCCATGAACCGGCTTTCGGGTATAAAAGCCGATTATGTTGTGCTTTATTTCAATGATCCCGATTGCACGGACTGTCAACGTGTGAAGGAGGCGCTTCTCTCCTTACCGGTTATGAATGAATTTATGAAGGCCGGACGGTTATGCCTGCTATCCGTGTGTGTGGAGGGTAAAACGCCGGCCTGGGAAAAAGCGATCTTTCCCGCCCGTTGGATCGATGGTTATGACGAGGGAAAACGGCTTACCCGTGAACAGGTATATGATCTCAAGGCAATGCCCACCCTCTACCTGCTCGATAGCGGGAAACGGGTAATACTCAAGGATGCCTCGGCAGAAAAAATCGAGGCATGGCTCTCTGAACAATAG
- a CDS encoding FecR family protein, whose product MKRRGYDIGRVVDLIFEYWLGRMKDSELEEYRHMKETTGLDKYAREFEDREWIKNALEEPDIFETDKAYRRFWSMTAGKRSIGRLRWRWVASLLIPLLVGGGVGLFVWWQPASIPLSEEIGIVKPKAVVTLANGEKINLGEEVAPIAEKDGTRIQYHDGQLVYSSQSQTAKPQVLYNELTVPRGGEYSLVLGDGTRVWLNAGSKLKYPVRFNGSQRRVFLSGEAYFAVERDTAHPFIVSGSSGEIRVLGTEFNIRDYEDEERVVTTLVKGAVSYTGKNLKQGEIVMKPGEQVRAGRRGEKPELLQVNPKEFISWKDGIYFFNKESLEEMMKTVGRNYDVEVFFNGEALKKLRFSGQLKKYERVEEFLQFIETGGDVTFIVKDRTITVNPK is encoded by the coding sequence ATGAAGCGTCGTGGATATGATATCGGTAGGGTTGTCGATCTGATATTCGAATATTGGTTGGGGCGGATGAAAGATTCGGAGCTCGAGGAATACAGGCATATGAAAGAAACGACAGGGTTGGACAAGTATGCCCGGGAATTTGAGGACCGGGAGTGGATAAAGAATGCATTGGAAGAACCGGATATTTTTGAGACGGATAAAGCTTACCGGCGATTTTGGAGCATGACGGCCGGAAAACGGTCTATCGGCCGCCTTCGCTGGAGATGGGTGGCCTCGTTGCTGATTCCGTTGTTGGTCGGTGGAGGGGTCGGACTATTCGTTTGGTGGCAACCCGCTTCGATACCCTTGTCGGAAGAGATCGGAATTGTAAAACCGAAAGCGGTGGTGACCCTGGCCAATGGAGAAAAAATAAATTTGGGAGAAGAAGTGGCTCCTATAGCTGAAAAAGACGGTACCCGGATTCAGTACCACGACGGACAATTGGTTTATTCTTCCCAATCACAGACAGCAAAACCACAAGTCCTGTACAATGAATTGACCGTCCCGCGTGGAGGTGAGTATTCGCTGGTCTTGGGCGACGGTACCCGGGTTTGGCTGAATGCCGGTTCGAAGCTGAAATATCCGGTTCGTTTCAACGGTTCGCAACGGCGGGTGTTTTTATCGGGAGAGGCTTATTTCGCTGTTGAAAGAGATACAGCACATCCTTTCATTGTTTCCGGTTCATCCGGGGAGATCCGGGTCTTGGGTACAGAGTTCAATATCCGGGATTATGAAGATGAAGAACGGGTTGTGACTACCTTGGTGAAAGGAGCTGTCAGCTATACCGGCAAGAATTTGAAACAGGGGGAAATAGTTATGAAACCCGGAGAACAGGTCAGGGCCGGACGTCGGGGGGAGAAACCGGAATTATTGCAAGTGAATCCTAAAGAATTTATAAGCTGGAAGGACGGCATTTACTTCTTTAACAAAGAATCCCTGGAAGAAATGATGAAGACGGTCGGACGTAACTATGATGTGGAAGTTTTTTTCAATGGAGAAGCTTTAAAAAAATTACGCTTTTCAGGTCAACTGAAAAAATATGAACGGGTAGAAGAATTCCTGCAATTTATAGAAACCGGCGGGGATGTTACCTTTATTGTGAAAGACAGAACTATTACTGTAAATCCGAAATAA
- the fimD gene encoding fimbrial tip adhesin FimD, producing the protein MKQLVYHIIVCGMAVLFLTACEKDDDISGRSMEKNGNSIILNLSSETLPVSRAGNEPGVEMAVNHIDVVIFEENGDWKWHERVEGSETGNGKITLTAKRSSFNKDTKYWVYLIANSTALAEIFDAKDFDLNRLKAMTQSDRNIHMTGLSQVSGAPRTFLMDGVAYAGTDEPNAPETVTLNYGTATDNTELQVTLRRAAAKIVVRIQKGDRVTFDDSKEAHNAGYYLRNMPYTTSVIADVNGTADLTDTDKSSGSYFNWTADLITVTAYTYAHTWINESALEKEVRLVVNIPMKYEGDGDDAQLRESNWYQIPVSEKKALERNTCYEVVVSVNAPGANDPSKPVELTDMTYSVQDWNEQTILVGGEDDRPVYLTLNENEIEMHNMADDNTTLRFASSSEVHAEVVSAYYYDKFGVQRSVDAQTLRQITITPEPDVTGNIGIHSPVPTNNTIRYIKVKVFNDDQVEREVEIIQYPLEYIINIQSRYSYRDDFKTNNTRPTTYEYMGDRIYGISLATGNISSWNGQYDYEASERSGWWGETNTSSGFFRSKFVSSVTNGKSTILHYYWNSREQRETSSTGEYNGRLYHIRLTATSNKYTVGRPRLIEDESNPGLMVTDPGKDNAQLVSPSFMIASSLGGFMLGAGNLTLDDSDKSLRVAREHCANYVEVAEDGTVYDDWRLPTEAELKIIMDFQGTENADADAIDYLLNAAYYYSASGRVSNSKNNMNGTGVRCVRDVYNGK; encoded by the coding sequence ATGAAACAGCTAGTATATCATATTATTGTTTGTGGCATGGCGGTACTGTTTCTTACCGCCTGTGAAAAAGACGACGATATTTCGGGCAGAAGCATGGAAAAGAACGGTAATAGCATCATTCTTAATCTATCGTCGGAGACATTGCCTGTGAGCCGTGCCGGCAATGAACCCGGAGTGGAAATGGCCGTCAACCATATCGACGTTGTGATTTTCGAAGAGAACGGAGATTGGAAATGGCACGAGCGGGTGGAGGGCAGTGAAACCGGTAACGGTAAGATCACCTTAACAGCTAAGAGGAGCAGTTTCAATAAAGACACAAAGTATTGGGTATACCTGATTGCCAACAGCACAGCTCTGGCGGAAATATTCGATGCCAAAGATTTCGATCTGAATAGACTCAAGGCCATGACGCAGAGCGACCGGAATATCCACATGACAGGATTATCGCAGGTGAGCGGTGCCCCGCGGACTTTTCTGATGGACGGTGTGGCTTATGCTGGAACCGATGAACCCAATGCCCCCGAAACGGTAACTCTAAACTACGGAACGGCTACGGACAATACGGAACTGCAGGTTACCTTACGCCGTGCGGCAGCCAAGATTGTCGTCAGGATACAGAAGGGTGACAGAGTAACGTTCGATGACAGTAAGGAAGCCCATAATGCAGGATATTACTTGCGCAACATGCCTTATACAACATCGGTAATAGCGGATGTAAACGGTACGGCTGATCTGACAGATACCGATAAGTCCTCCGGCAGCTATTTCAACTGGACTGCGGATTTAATTACCGTGACCGCCTATACCTATGCTCATACGTGGATAAACGAAAGTGCGCTTGAAAAGGAAGTACGTCTGGTTGTGAATATTCCCATGAAGTATGAGGGGGATGGAGACGATGCACAGCTTCGTGAGAGCAACTGGTACCAGATCCCTGTCAGCGAAAAGAAAGCACTGGAACGTAATACCTGCTACGAGGTGGTAGTCAGTGTGAATGCTCCCGGAGCCAACGACCCGTCAAAACCGGTTGAATTGACTGATATGACTTATTCCGTGCAGGACTGGAATGAACAAACGATTCTGGTTGGCGGTGAGGATGATCGTCCGGTCTACCTGACGCTGAATGAAAACGAGATAGAGATGCATAATATGGCGGATGACAATACTACACTGCGATTTGCATCGTCATCGGAAGTACATGCTGAAGTTGTAAGCGCTTATTATTACGACAAGTTCGGAGTGCAACGTTCTGTAGATGCTCAGACTCTCAGGCAAATCACCATAACCCCCGAGCCTGATGTAACAGGAAATATCGGCATTCATAGCCCGGTACCGACCAACAACACGATCCGCTATATCAAAGTGAAAGTCTTTAATGATGATCAGGTAGAACGTGAGGTCGAAATTATCCAGTACCCGTTGGAGTACATCATAAACATACAGAGTAGGTATTCTTATCGTGACGATTTTAAAACAAATAACACCCGGCCTACCACGTATGAGTATATGGGAGACCGTATATACGGAATCAGCCTTGCCACGGGAAATATATCCAGCTGGAACGGACAATATGATTACGAAGCATCAGAAAGAAGTGGTTGGTGGGGTGAAACTAATACATCCAGCGGTTTTTTCCGATCTAAGTTTGTTTCCAGTGTAACGAACGGAAAATCAACCATTCTGCACTATTATTGGAATAGTAGGGAGCAGAGAGAGACAAGCAGCACAGGAGAATACAATGGACGTTTGTACCATATTCGATTAACAGCAACATCGAATAAATATACAGTGGGACGTCCTCGATTGATTGAAGACGAAAGTAATCCCGGACTGATGGTTACAGATCCCGGAAAAGATAATGCTCAACTGGTCTCCCCATCTTTTATGATTGCATCTTCATTAGGTGGCTTTATGTTGGGGGCTGGAAATTTGACATTGGATGACAGCGACAAAAGTTTGAGGGTTGCACGGGAGCATTGCGCTAATTATGTGGAGGTTGCAGAGGATGGAACGGTGTATGACGATTGGCGTTTGCCAACCGAGGCCGAATTGAAGATTATCATGGATTTTCAAGGAACAGAAAATGCAGATGCAGATGCTATAGATTATCTGTTAAATGCTGCATATTATTATAGTGCAAGCGGCAGGGTATCCAATTCTAAAAACAATATGAATGGAACCGGTGTTCGTTGTGTCCGCGACGTTTACAATGGCAAATAG
- a CDS encoding DUF3868 domain-containing protein, translated as MKHLYIIFLALLACCPEVIHAENEISYLAEIGIQNRGVVKKGREVQLTMLVDLSELKIKTQHTIALTPILLSKDGNREAAFPPIVIDGKARNKMYLRAQRLESVDIPPYHDENAQVVIRRRNGKDQGYEYLATVPYEHWMLDGRIELREQVYGCVNCSEGKAEQVLPGNILPAFIPDYRICTIVPEPEPVKVRAETRTARLQFRQDSYRILPGYKDNRSELDTVSHSIQLVEDNEDVSITGIFITGYASPEGTVAHNLKLSENRAKALADYICRHDKFDPAMIHVDWKGEDWEGFRLVLDKFPGLLKRGEVVRIIDECTGDRDVCEKQLQELVPADIYHRLLNEIYPLLRRNEYKIEYNVRNFNLDEARRMVDERPDLLSLTEMYKVAASYEKGSPGYGKVMQVAARYFPDAPAVLNDLALEAMAKKEYDKAVQLLEYSKVTFRDSTLLNTLGVAYAGAGKPYKAEDAFRRAAEAGVEEARHNLTQVQGVIEQL; from the coding sequence ATGAAACATTTATATATCATATTCTTAGCGTTACTGGCATGTTGTCCGGAGGTGATACATGCTGAAAACGAGATCAGTTACCTTGCCGAAATCGGGATACAGAACCGGGGAGTTGTCAAGAAAGGCAGAGAAGTACAACTGACCATGCTGGTTGATTTGAGTGAACTTAAAATCAAGACACAGCATACGATAGCCTTGACTCCCATATTGCTATCCAAGGATGGAAACCGTGAAGCGGCTTTCCCACCGATCGTCATAGACGGTAAAGCCCGCAACAAAATGTATCTTCGGGCTCAGCGTCTGGAAAGTGTAGATATTCCCCCTTATCACGACGAGAATGCACAGGTTGTCATCCGTCGCCGTAACGGTAAAGATCAGGGGTACGAGTATCTGGCGACAGTCCCTTACGAACACTGGATGCTCGATGGGCGGATCGAACTGCGTGAGCAGGTGTATGGGTGTGTAAACTGTTCGGAAGGTAAAGCGGAACAGGTCCTGCCCGGGAATATTCTTCCCGCTTTCATCCCTGATTACAGAATTTGTACGATTGTGCCCGAACCGGAACCGGTGAAAGTCCGGGCTGAAACCCGTACGGCGCGTCTCCAGTTTCGTCAGGATAGTTACAGGATCCTTCCCGGATATAAGGATAATCGTTCTGAATTGGATACCGTGTCCCATTCGATTCAGCTAGTCGAGGATAACGAGGATGTTTCCATCACGGGTATTTTTATTACCGGTTACGCTTCTCCGGAGGGTACTGTGGCTCACAACCTCAAACTGTCGGAGAATCGTGCCAAAGCGTTGGCCGACTATATTTGCCGCCATGACAAGTTCGACCCTGCCATGATACACGTCGATTGGAAAGGTGAGGATTGGGAAGGTTTCCGTCTCGTGCTGGACAAGTTTCCAGGGCTTCTGAAACGTGGAGAGGTCGTGCGCATTATCGATGAATGTACAGGAGACCGTGATGTCTGTGAAAAACAGTTGCAGGAATTAGTACCTGCCGACATCTATCATCGCCTGCTCAACGAGATATATCCTCTTTTACGGCGTAATGAATATAAAATAGAATACAATGTTCGCAACTTCAATCTCGACGAGGCCCGGCGCATGGTGGACGAACGTCCCGATTTGCTGAGCTTGACGGAGATGTATAAAGTGGCCGCTTCTTATGAGAAGGGATCACCCGGATACGGGAAAGTTATGCAGGTGGCTGCCCGCTATTTCCCCGATGCACCGGCCGTCTTGAACGACCTGGCATTGGAGGCTATGGCAAAGAAGGAGTATGACAAGGCTGTGCAATTGTTAGAATATTCGAAGGTTACCTTCAGAGATTCCACGCTTCTCAACACCCTGGGAGTTGCCTATGCCGGGGCCGGAAAGCCTTATAAAGCGGAAGACGCTTTCCGTCGTGCCGCCGAAGCAGGGGTGGAAGAGGCCCGGCATAACCTGACACAAGTACAAGGAGTAATAGAACAATTATAA